In a genomic window of Vanessa tameamea isolate UH-Manoa-2023 chromosome 31, ilVanTame1 primary haplotype, whole genome shotgun sequence:
- the LOC113393713 gene encoding uncharacterized protein LOC113393713: MDHKSSENYPQCSTNAGTQGLQVDKEIDVASVSSKEIISQRLDVGTANTDSNNYNNDLIFNSSKTSNPFVLFTKSMTNQPLRISSNLPSPISLNNPETIQPLTLFLQALAKLNESSISLAIQNNILPKSNSDHTSANKVIDMNSIELTPPDSLTNAPPSYSFVLRQMAARRRRRLMGTFIPSPSFVQHTPPPNYATAFDIYVDSPLPPPPSRNYNFGFTPIPIVCPECGYAGFSIVASKITLCTHLCAIVLCLLCCWICAPLPYVLRSCKDVYHYCRNCRYYLGMYCPTNTESSYA, translated from the coding sequence atggaTCACAAATCTAGCGAGAACTATCCTCAATGCAGTACAAACGCTGGTACCCAAGGATTGCAAGTAGACAAAGAAATTGATGTTGCATCAGTGTCCTCCAAGGAAATCATCTCACAGAGACTAGATGTCGGTACTGCCAATActgattcaaataattataataatgatttaatatttaattcttcaaAAACTTCGAATCCGTTTGTACTTTTCACTAAATCTATGACAAATCAACCGCTTCGTATATCTTCAAATTTACCATCTCCAATTTCTTTGAATAATCCTGAAACAATTCAACCTTTGACATTATTCCTTCAAGCATTAGCCAAATTAAATGAAAGTTCAATAAGCTtagcaatacaaaataatattttaccaaaatCTAACTCTGATCATACAAGTGCGAATAAAGTTATTGATATGAACTCGATAGAATTAACGCCTCCAGATTCTTTAACGAATGCACCGCCAtcttattcatttgttttgcgTCAAATGGCAGCACGACGAAGACGCAGGCTTATGGGAACTTTTATACCCTCTCCATCATTTGTTCAGCATACACCACCTCCAAATTACGCAACAGCATTTGATATATACGTGGATAGTCCCCTACCACCACCTCCATCAAGAAATTATAACTTTGGGTTTACACCAATACCAATTGTTTGCCCTGAATGTGGATATGCGGGTTTTAGTATAGTGGCAAGTAAAATAACGCTGTGTACCCATTTATGTGCAATAGTATTATGCTTATTATGTTGTTGGATTTGTGCTCCACTACCTTACGTGCTAAGATCATGCAAAGATGTTTACCATTACTGTAGAAATTGCCGATATTACCTGGGAATGTATTGTCCTACTAATACAGAAAGTTCATACGCATGA
- the LOC113404309 gene encoding large ribosomal subunit protein uL4: MSLSVARPLVSVYTEKSEKVADASIPLPFVFKAPIRPDLVNNVHVSMSKNARQPYCVSKEAGHQTSAESWGTGRAVARIPRVRGGGTHRSGQGAFGNMCRGGRMFAPTKPWRRWHRFVNLRQRRAAAAAAVAAAGVPALVQARGHIIEKVPELPLVVSDKVQEINKTKQAVIFLRRVKAWSDVLKVYKSQRLRAGVGKMRNRRRLQRKGPLIIYDKDQGLTRAFRNIPGVEMLSVNKLNLLKLAPGGHVGRFIIWTQSAFGRLDSLFGSWKTPSKEKKNFNLPQPKMANTDLSRLLKSDEIRKVLRAPNKRVVRASRKLNPLTNSRAMLRLNPYAAVLKRKAVLDQQRKNNQKALSLAEKRGIKLPASDPAAKAAKLRLNRAKSIKLANSKKPKKAPAKKTAPPPPKKKAEKKAAPKK; the protein is encoded by the exons ATG AGTCTATCAGTTGCCCGGCCGTTAGTGTCGGTGTACACAGAGAAGAGTGAGAAGGTGGCAGATGCCTCCATCCCACTGCCGTTCGTATTCAAGGCACCCATCAGGCCTGACTTAGTCAACAATGTACACGTGTCTATGTCCAAGAATGCAAGACAGCCATACTGCGTCAGCAAGGAAGCcg GTCACCAAACCAGTGCCGAATCATGGGGTACCGGTCGTGCTGTAGCTCGTATTCCCCGTGTCCGTGGTGGTGGTACCCACAG GTCCGGTCAGGGTGCGTTTGGCAACATGTGTCGCGGTGGACGCATGTTCGCTCCCACCAAGCCGTGGCGCCGCTGGCACCGGTTCGTGAACCTGCGCCAGCGCCGCgcagccgccgccgccgccgtggCCGCCGCCGGAGTGCCAGCCCTCGTGCAGGCCAGAG GTCACATTATCGAGAAGGTTCCTGAACTACCTTTGGTAGTCTCCGACAAGGTCCAAGAGATCAACAAGACAAAGCAAGCCGTCATCTTCCTGCGACGCGTCAAGGCCTGGTCTGACGTACTTAAA GTATACAAGTCCCAGCGCCTGCGTGCCGGTGTCGGTAAAATGCGTAACAGACGTCGGCTGCAACGCAAGGGACCTCTCATCATCTACGACAAGGATCAG GGTCTTACTCGCGCCTTCCGCAACATCCCAGGTGTTGAGATGCTCTCTGTCAACAAGTTGAACCTGCTCAAGTTGGCGCCAGGTGGCCACGTTGGTCGTTTCATCATTTGGACGCAGTCCGCCTTCGGCAGGCTCG ATTCCCTCTTCGGTTCATGGAAGACACCATCTAAAGAAAAGAAGAACTTTAACTTGCCTCAACCTAAGATGGCGAACACTGATCTGAGCCGTCTCCTCAAGTCCGATGAGATCAGGAAGGTCCTGCGTGCACCCAa CAAGCGTGTGGTTCGTGCTTCTCGCAAATTGAACCCACTCACCAACTCGAGGGCTATGCTCCGTCTTAACCCATATGCCGCTGTGCTCAAGAGGAAAGCAGTGCTCGATCAGCAGAGGAAGAACAACCAGAAAGCTTTATCCCTGGCTGAAAAGCGTGGA ATCAAACTGCCAGCCAGCGACCCCGCGGCGAAGGCGGCCAAGTTACGCCTCAACAGGGCTAAATCTATCAAACTCGCTAATTCCAAGAAGCCCAAGAAGGCCCCGGCTAAAAAGACCGCGCCCCCACCACCCAAGAAGAAGGCAGAGAAAAAGGCTGCGCCTAAAAAGTGA